One window of Thermoplasmatales archaeon genomic DNA carries:
- the gcvPA gene encoding aminomethyl-transferring glycine dehydrogenase subunit GcvPA, protein MMSNNEESEMMKLLGIRDIDDLFADVPEGIKGKIIRIPNGISEDELIGEANLISHLNRNHEYYNFLGNGIYDRIIPSSVDAIVGRSEFETSYTPYQAEISQGMLQSLFEYQSIVSDLTEMDMTNSSMYDGYSALGEAVRMAFRINGKKEVLIPANMYDDKVKVIESYTEGLDMKFVRYSLDHNRGYVNLDDIQEKMTDNTAAIVCELPNAYGILDENIPRIQEIKKDSVLISYYDPISLGSVIPPGQYGTDIAVSEGQQLGLHPNFGGPLLGLFSFKKEHVRRSPGRIIGETLDTNGKRAFVMTLQTREQHIRRAKATSNICTNQALMALTALTYLSIVGKNGLKKIADATVSASSNLKNQMIKHNLIDPNTVTGVPFSDVLVSFKKQQNGLQQQLAKKMILGGLEMSRLINKKYDSINNAHFFSVTERTTKEHIGKLIDTLEVL, encoded by the coding sequence ATGATGTCCAATAATGAAGAATCTGAAATGATGAAGTTACTTGGTATTAGAGACATTGACGATCTTTTTGCCGATGTTCCAGAAGGCATTAAAGGGAAAATCATTCGAATACCAAACGGGATTTCGGAAGACGAGTTGATAGGAGAAGCAAACCTGATCTCACATCTGAACAGGAACCATGAGTATTATAACTTCCTTGGTAACGGAATCTATGATCGAATTATACCGAGTTCAGTTGATGCCATTGTAGGTAGATCCGAGTTTGAAACTTCCTATACCCCCTATCAGGCGGAAATATCCCAGGGGATGCTTCAGTCCCTGTTTGAGTATCAGAGTATCGTATCTGATCTAACAGAAATGGATATGACAAATTCGTCCATGTACGATGGATACAGTGCGCTCGGCGAAGCAGTAAGAATGGCTTTCAGGATTAACGGAAAAAAGGAAGTACTGATTCCAGCAAACATGTACGATGACAAGGTCAAAGTTATTGAGAGCTACACGGAGGGCCTTGACATGAAGTTTGTGAGATATTCCCTAGATCATAACAGGGGATATGTGAATCTGGATGATATCCAGGAAAAAATGACAGACAATACAGCGGCCATTGTCTGTGAACTTCCAAACGCGTATGGAATTCTTGATGAAAATATTCCCAGAATCCAGGAGATAAAGAAAGATTCGGTACTAATATCGTATTATGATCCAATATCTCTGGGATCAGTTATTCCACCGGGCCAATATGGCACAGACATTGCGGTGTCCGAAGGACAACAGCTTGGATTACACCCAAATTTTGGTGGTCCCCTTCTAGGACTTTTCTCCTTTAAGAAGGAACACGTAAGGAGATCTCCGGGCAGAATTATCGGGGAGACTTTGGACACAAACGGTAAAAGAGCTTTTGTAATGACGTTACAGACCAGGGAACAGCACATACGCAGGGCAAAAGCGACAAGTAACATATGCACAAATCAAGCTCTGATGGCCCTCACTGCTCTCACGTATTTATCCATTGTAGGAAAGAATGGACTGAAAAAAATTGCAGACGCAACAGTTTCCGCCTCATCAAACCTGAAGAATCAGATGATTAAACACAACCTTATAGATCCGAATACAGTAACGGGTGTACCATTTTCTGATGTCCTCGTAAGCTTTAAAAAACAACAGAATGGCCTTCAGCAACAACTTGCAAAAAAGATGATACTTGGCGGTCTTGAAATGTCCAGATTAATAAATAAAAAGTACGACAGTATAAACAATGCCCATTTCTTTTCGGTAACAGAGCGCACCACAAAGGAACATATAGGAAAACTAATTGACACTCTGGAGGTGCTTTGA
- a CDS encoding transcription elongation factor Spt5, with protein sequence MENQVEFVDINSNDSSVGCGKTVEVPVILRESQIKRKFEITLSVDFNQVDKLVEWFVSVQDQKNKSISVSPMDKKDLTVEVELDEGESRKVVFSITTPKGGYIGDLAAFTISVKSEDGLLSATKLLKLTLAPMIIAMKTTVGNELPVSVDLERKSNRDMEERRMNDPNAINEVLSILSPYEVKGYVFAEVMHPDRVSYIAKGIKGFKGVVTGNIDIEEIAHYLIPKPAVSGLELGAFVELIDGPFKGEKAKIMSIDSNKEEVTVQLVESMVPIPVTVKAEAIRMLDVK encoded by the coding sequence ATGGAAAATCAGGTTGAATTTGTAGATATTAATAGTAATGATTCTTCTGTAGGATGTGGTAAGACTGTAGAGGTACCTGTAATCCTAAGAGAGAGCCAGATAAAAAGAAAATTCGAAATAACTCTGTCGGTAGATTTCAATCAGGTGGATAAGTTGGTTGAGTGGTTCGTATCCGTTCAGGATCAGAAAAATAAATCCATAAGCGTTTCTCCAATGGATAAGAAAGACCTAACCGTTGAGGTTGAGCTCGACGAAGGTGAGAGCAGGAAGGTAGTTTTTTCAATAACAACCCCAAAAGGAGGATACATAGGGGATTTGGCAGCGTTTACCATTTCTGTAAAATCGGAAGACGGTCTTCTTTCAGCAACAAAATTACTTAAACTAACTCTTGCACCTATGATAATAGCTATGAAGACAACTGTTGGAAACGAATTACCAGTTTCTGTTGATCTTGAAAGGAAAAGTAACAGAGATATGGAGGAGAGGCGAATGAATGATCCTAATGCTATCAACGAGGTACTTTCCATTCTATCTCCCTATGAAGTGAAGGGTTATGTTTTTGCAGAAGTCATGCACCCCGATAGGGTAAGCTATATTGCAAAAGGAATAAAGGGATTCAAAGGTGTGGTAACAGGTAACATCGATATAGAAGAGATTGCGCATTATCTCATTCCTAAACCTGCGGTGTCTGGTCTTGAACTTGGCGCATTTGTTGAGCTGATAGATGGACCGTTTAAGGGTGAAAAGGCGAAGATAATGTCCATAGACTCAAATAAAGAGGAAGTTACAGTACAACTTGTAGAATCTATGGTCCCAATTCCAGTGACAGTAAAGGCAGAAGCAATAAGAATGCTTGATGTAAAGTAA
- a CDS encoding protein translocase SEC61 complex subunit gamma yields the protein MEKSFIVNYPLLFRDIMTVDDKLLEVQEKIERKVGGIGRGKYSRVLKMAKKPNREEYVKVVLITGIGIILLGVVGFVIYLIMGVYIHLP from the coding sequence TTGGAAAAAAGCTTTATTGTTAATTATCCTTTACTCTTTAGAGATATAATGACTGTTGACGACAAATTATTGGAGGTACAGGAGAAAATCGAGAGAAAGGTAGGAGGAATAGGAAGAGGAAAATATTCTCGTGTACTTAAAATGGCTAAAAAACCAAATAGAGAAGAGTACGTTAAGGTTGTTCTGATTACCGGGATCGGAATAATATTGCTGGGTGTTGTTGGTTTTGTCATTTATCTGATAATGGGTGTTTATATTCACCTACCTTAG
- a CDS encoding diphosphomevalonate decarboxylase — MDKWQRKFIFEVPFMYHLIKEDSLAYSEAIAYPTIGIILLSGISDKNNRIPLHTSAGIAYTGLDSEIFTDTIVYLNHGKQEGFLDGNPVEYSDSKRSPFTIINNHKSSIFEHLNLSSENINVSFRSDNRNILSGSSDAGAAAIGANIVQLSGGVADTEKFENELRGISESVGRSYHGGLTLTWSSGKECSTEVLLPPESFRDYIILGCNFRDRRNPSDTIHESAVRHPAYAERVKRTKERANTLKKYSEEKDIKSIFELSMKDTDDYHNLLEQVNVRVINDRMRKLMNKVRELRTETWMTYIITGGSNVFVPIEKKDLKTVSENLRGMCDSLIPLKVAGNAHVIDSSISIK; from the coding sequence ATGGATAAATGGCAAAGAAAATTCATATTTGAGGTACCGTTCATGTATCACTTGATTAAAGAAGACTCATTGGCATATTCTGAGGCAATTGCCTATCCAACAATTGGAATTATATTGCTGTCTGGGATATCAGACAAGAACAATAGAATCCCTTTGCACACCTCAGCTGGTATAGCTTATACCGGGCTTGATTCGGAAATTTTTACTGATACAATAGTATACTTAAATCATGGCAAACAGGAAGGTTTTCTTGATGGCAATCCTGTGGAATATTCTGATTCAAAAAGATCTCCTTTCACGATTATAAACAATCACAAGAGCAGTATTTTTGAGCATTTGAATCTCAGTTCAGAGAATATTAATGTGTCATTTCGATCAGATAATAGGAATATACTGAGCGGAAGTTCTGACGCCGGTGCAGCTGCAATCGGGGCTAACATAGTTCAGCTTTCTGGTGGGGTAGCTGATACAGAGAAATTTGAAAACGAATTAAGGGGTATTTCAGAAAGTGTAGGAAGAAGTTATCATGGTGGTTTGACTCTCACATGGTCATCTGGGAAAGAATGCTCAACTGAAGTGCTTCTTCCGCCAGAAAGTTTCAGAGATTATATCATCTTGGGGTGTAATTTCAGAGATCGGCGTAATCCATCGGACACAATTCATGAATCCGCTGTAAGACATCCTGCATACGCGGAACGTGTTAAAAGAACAAAAGAAAGAGCGAATACCCTTAAAAAATACTCAGAAGAAAAGGATATTAAGTCTATATTTGAACTTTCAATGAAAGACACGGATGATTACCACAACTTACTCGAACAAGTCAATGTTAGAGTTATAAATGACAGGATGCGAAAGCTGATGAACAAGGTCAGGGAATTGAGAACGGAGACGTGGATGACCTATATAATTACCGGAGGCAGCAATGTTTTCGTCCCGATTGAAAAAAAGGATCTAAAGACAGTATCGGAAAACCTAAGAGGAATGTGTGATAGCTTGATCCCGTTAAAAGTTGCAGGAAACGCTCATGTCATAGACTCTTCAATTAGCATAAAGTGA
- a CDS encoding DUF973 family protein: MNQEFHDENKPPFPDSFFEGLDKIKLAALVLIIGTLLSLVSLFVPAVAIVAAILVIIIVWVELIGGFRLLKESNADYGIGLTGAYGLIVAAIILFIGGISVFVLPPFGLLVVILGAVLGILAGILVAIGLFRIGSKNGSGLMEVGAVLVIFISFIGWILVYVSIGEIKNKANKRNAEQSFKSQ, encoded by the coding sequence ATGAATCAAGAATTCCACGACGAAAACAAGCCGCCCTTCCCGGACTCCTTTTTTGAGGGTCTGGATAAGATAAAGCTAGCTGCATTGGTTCTAATAATAGGTACATTATTATCGCTGGTATCTCTATTTGTTCCAGCAGTAGCAATTGTAGCGGCGATATTAGTTATTATAATTGTATGGGTTGAGCTCATTGGTGGTTTCAGGCTTCTTAAGGAAAGCAATGCTGATTACGGTATAGGACTAACTGGTGCATACGGATTGATCGTAGCTGCCATAATTCTTTTTATCGGCGGAATATCCGTATTTGTTCTTCCCCCATTTGGTTTACTGGTCGTAATCCTGGGCGCTGTTTTAGGGATCCTTGCTGGTATACTTGTTGCTATAGGCTTATTCAGGATCGGAAGCAAAAATGGAAGTGGATTGATGGAAGTCGGGGCAGTTTTGGTGATATTTATTTCATTTATAGGTTGGATCCTTGTTTATGTATCTATAGGCGAGATTAAGAACAAAGCTAATAAGAGAAATGCTGAACAGTCGTTCAAAAGCCAGTAG
- a CDS encoding SDR family oxidoreductase produces MDIFKDKILEGKKVLISGGGTGLGREIGIGIGQLGAKVAIVGRREDVLKETIDDMHDLGIDAIYSRCDIRDAEQVKYSVNYFLEQFGEINTLVNNAAGNFISKTERLSLNAFNSVIGIVLNGTINLTMDLGKRWIEKKQRGTIINISTIYGQTGSAYVVPSAIGKSGVLALTESLAAEWGKYGIRHIAIAPGIVPTEGAMSHLAPTKEIRDILLKRVPLGTFGSLQELINLAIFLISDACTYINGDIIKFDGGEGLWLAGQFNFLDMLTDDEWKLIREAKK; encoded by the coding sequence ATGGACATATTCAAAGATAAAATACTGGAAGGAAAAAAAGTACTTATCAGTGGCGGAGGGACAGGTCTCGGAAGAGAGATAGGAATCGGGATTGGACAACTTGGAGCAAAGGTTGCGATTGTAGGACGCAGAGAGGATGTTCTAAAAGAAACAATAGACGATATGCATGATCTGGGAATAGACGCGATATACTCAAGATGCGACATCCGTGATGCGGAACAGGTAAAATATTCTGTGAATTATTTTTTGGAGCAGTTTGGAGAAATTAACACTCTGGTCAATAATGCTGCTGGAAATTTTATTAGCAAAACCGAGAGGCTTTCACTCAACGCATTCAATTCTGTCATAGGAATAGTTCTCAATGGAACTATAAACCTGACAATGGACCTTGGAAAGAGGTGGATAGAGAAAAAGCAGCGAGGTACGATCATTAATATTTCTACAATATACGGACAAACTGGTTCGGCTTATGTAGTTCCGTCTGCAATTGGCAAGTCTGGAGTTTTAGCACTTACTGAATCTCTTGCCGCTGAGTGGGGCAAATACGGCATAAGGCACATAGCTATAGCCCCCGGCATCGTTCCGACCGAAGGTGCAATGTCTCATCTCGCGCCTACGAAAGAGATAAGAGACATTTTATTGAAAAGGGTTCCTTTGGGTACATTCGGTTCGCTTCAAGAGCTGATAAACCTGGCCATATTTCTCATTTCTGATGCGTGCACTTACATAAATGGAGATATCATAAAATTCGACGGTGGGGAAGGCCTCTGGCTTGCCGGTCAATTTAACTTTCTCGACATGCTGACAGATGATGAATGGAAATTAATCCGCGAAGCAAAGAAGTGA
- a CDS encoding MFS transporter: MVKDGHLMLMKEYNKSQLYKGNFFNYSIYRMISLTSLGPAFIIASFMLASGYLQREYLGMISILILFIELGLEPFFGFAIDKFPRKAVLKYCAIGMISLALGTFFLASMLGSGSVFVLLSLLVFGDVITGVVFSAQRALQQSISSESEMGRNNGIAEVTSQIPQAIGAFLTIPIIIYVGFLGAIVFAIVTSFLSILLLSRIKEEVKKSKPAKNSPKITSRGGYRATLHFIRENITSVMFVTTLNFAFVCLMSGNYLTPVYIYKLGGGVSDLAIVESLYALFAIFSGLMAPKFAKYKRNLPLIWIFMGIFALGNILASLGAHFYSS; this comes from the coding sequence ATGGTCAAAGATGGGCATTTAATGTTAATGAAAGAATACAATAAGTCACAGCTTTACAAGGGGAATTTCTTTAATTATTCCATCTATAGAATGATAAGTCTCACAAGTCTTGGCCCAGCATTCATAATTGCAAGTTTCATGCTGGCTTCAGGCTACCTACAGAGAGAATATCTGGGGATGATCAGCATTTTAATTCTTTTTATAGAGTTGGGTCTTGAGCCATTTTTTGGTTTTGCAATTGACAAATTTCCGAGAAAGGCAGTATTGAAATACTGCGCGATTGGCATGATTTCACTGGCTCTGGGCACTTTCTTTTTAGCCAGTATGTTAGGGTCAGGAAGCGTATTTGTTCTTCTGAGTTTACTAGTTTTCGGAGACGTCATTACGGGCGTTGTCTTTTCGGCTCAGAGAGCACTTCAACAATCTATCTCATCCGAATCGGAAATGGGGAGGAACAATGGGATAGCAGAAGTTACGAGTCAGATTCCACAGGCGATTGGCGCATTTCTAACGATCCCAATAATAATCTATGTCGGCTTTTTGGGGGCTATTGTATTCGCCATTGTCACATCTTTTCTGTCTATCTTGCTACTTTCCAGAATCAAAGAAGAAGTTAAGAAAAGCAAGCCAGCGAAAAATTCCCCAAAAATAACGTCCCGAGGTGGTTACAGAGCCACGCTCCATTTCATTAGAGAAAATATAACTTCCGTGATGTTCGTAACGACTCTAAATTTTGCCTTCGTTTGTCTTATGTCCGGTAACTACCTTACTCCTGTTTACATTTACAAACTCGGAGGTGGGGTTTCAGATCTTGCTATTGTGGAATCTCTCTATGCACTGTTCGCTATTTTTTCAGGTTTAATGGCACCCAAGTTTGCAAAATACAAGAGAAATCTTCCGTTGATCTGGATATTCATGGGAATCTTTGCCTTAGGGAACATATTAGCTTCCTTGGGGGCCCACTTTTATTCTTCATGA
- a CDS encoding preprotein translocase subunit Sec61beta: MAEKKNEGFQSGAGLIRYFEEEEIKGPALDPKLVIYIGIAMAVIVELAKIFWPI; this comes from the coding sequence ATGGCAGAGAAAAAGAATGAAGGTTTTCAGTCCGGAGCTGGACTTATACGATACTTTGAGGAAGAGGAAATCAAAGGTCCGGCGCTAGATCCTAAACTTGTCATTTATATCGGGATCGCTATGGCCGTCATAGTTGAGTTGGCTAAGATATTCTGGCCAATATGA
- the gcvPB gene encoding aminomethyl-transferring glycine dehydrogenase subunit GcvPB, translating to MSYQQAKYDEPLISEMSSLNDYKLPSYLSESKMLIPEGLKRKSLKLPEVAEYDVVRHFTRLSQMNYSVDQGIYPLGSCTMKFNPKFADKLSSFPGLTSGHPLEDETTIQGYLKIMYELQEYLKEISDMDAITLQPRAGAHGEFTGVLIIRNYLKDIGELEKRREIIIPDSAHGTNPASASMGGFDVVEIPSGKDGTVDLDALKFALTEKTAALMITNPNTLGIFEHNIVEIARLVHENGSLLYYDGANLNAIMGVTSPGKMGFDVVHFNLHKTFGTPHGGGGPGAGPIAVKKFLKEFLPVPTVSKNEKNYFLDYSAKKTIGKVGSYYGSFNTMLRAWSYIKYMGGNGLKSASERAVLNSNYLAKKLSERFEIPYEKLKKHEFVLSTENTGKRALDLAKFLIDNGIHAPTIYFPLIVHEAMMIEPTESASKKDLDVFAEILVSGLELSQDEISKLPKNLAVGRVDEVKAARDMKITWSL from the coding sequence ATGTCGTATCAGCAAGCAAAGTATGATGAACCGCTTATATCAGAAATGTCCTCCTTGAACGACTATAAGCTTCCAAGCTATCTGAGCGAATCTAAAATGTTAATTCCGGAAGGATTGAAAAGAAAGTCTCTCAAATTGCCAGAGGTTGCTGAATATGATGTCGTCAGGCATTTTACACGGCTTTCCCAGATGAACTATTCCGTTGATCAGGGAATCTATCCGCTTGGATCATGCACGATGAAGTTCAACCCGAAATTCGCTGACAAGCTTTCTTCATTTCCGGGGCTTACCTCTGGACACCCACTAGAGGATGAAACAACAATTCAGGGATATCTGAAGATAATGTACGAACTTCAGGAATATCTCAAGGAGATATCTGACATGGATGCCATCACTCTACAACCGAGGGCAGGTGCTCATGGGGAATTTACTGGTGTCTTGATAATAAGAAACTATCTTAAGGATATTGGAGAACTAGAAAAACGGAGAGAAATCATAATACCGGATTCGGCTCATGGTACAAATCCTGCCTCTGCAAGCATGGGAGGGTTTGACGTTGTGGAGATTCCTTCTGGAAAGGATGGCACCGTTGATCTGGATGCTCTGAAGTTTGCACTGACGGAAAAAACCGCTGCGCTCATGATTACAAACCCGAATACACTTGGAATCTTTGAACATAACATCGTCGAAATAGCAAGGTTGGTTCACGAAAACGGCTCTCTTCTGTATTACGACGGAGCAAACTTGAATGCGATTATGGGTGTAACATCGCCAGGAAAGATGGGTTTTGACGTGGTTCACTTTAACCTCCATAAAACTTTTGGAACGCCGCATGGAGGTGGAGGTCCCGGTGCCGGCCCAATTGCGGTCAAGAAATTCCTGAAAGAATTCCTCCCAGTTCCAACAGTTTCTAAAAATGAGAAAAATTACTTCCTGGACTACTCCGCAAAAAAAACCATTGGCAAGGTCGGCTCCTATTACGGTTCCTTCAACACAATGCTCAGGGCATGGTCTTACATAAAGTATATGGGCGGAAATGGCCTTAAATCTGCATCGGAAAGAGCTGTGCTCAACTCCAATTATCTCGCGAAGAAACTTTCTGAAAGGTTTGAAATACCGTATGAAAAACTCAAGAAACATGAATTCGTCCTCTCAACTGAAAATACTGGGAAGCGGGCATTGGATCTTGCTAAATTCCTCATCGATAATGGAATACACGCACCAACCATATACTTCCCACTGATCGTACACGAAGCCATGATGATTGAGCCTACAGAAAGTGCATCTAAGAAGGATCTCGATGTTTTCGCAGAAATACTCGTGAGCGGGCTGGAACTGTCGCAGGACGAGATTTCTAAACTCCCAAAGAATCTTGCTGTTGGCAGGGTTGATGAAGTGAAAGCCGCGAGAGACATGAAAATAACATGGTCACTCTAG